The genomic segment GCTTTACAGATAAAATGAATTTTATTTCATCGAAAAACATGATTACAAAAATATTTCTTTCATTGTTTAGCAGCCTTCTTTTTATTCTGAGTTTTCCTGATTTCAACCTTTCAATTTTTGCGTGGTTTTGCCTGATTCCTCTTTTCTTTTCAGTAAAGGGAGAAAAACCTTTATCTTCCTTTTATATTGCTTGGTTTTCGGCATTTGCCGCCTTTTCAGGAACGATATATTGGGTAACAAATTCGATGTATTATTATGGGGGTATTCCCTTGTATCTTTCCTTTTTCTTTCTTTTCCTTCTTTCTGCCTATTTGGCGCTTTATGTGGGATGCTTCTTTATGATTTACAGTATAGTTGAAAAAAAATTCAGCCAACAGGCGGCTTTGACAGTTTCTCCTTTTTTATGGGTAACATTGGAATATTTGCGGGGGCATTTACTTACAGGCTTTCCATGGGCGCTTCTTGGTTATTCTCAGTGGAGAATGTTGAAACTAATTCAATTTAGCGATATTACAGGCATCTATGGCATCTCTTTCTTGATTGTCCTTTTTAATGTTGCTCTTTTTTTTCTTCTATCCTCTCGTGAGATGAAATTGCATATCCTTAAGCGATTTTCCTTTTTATCAATTTCTATTCTTATACTTATTATTGTCCTTATTTATGGCAATGTAAGAATAGGGGAAGTCAAGAAGATTCTATCGAATAGAGATTCTTTCAGTATTGGTGTCGTGCAGGGCAATATAGAACAAGATTTAAAATGGGATGAGGAGAAGATTCTATCCAACTTGTATAAACATTTCTCTTTGACAGAGAGTTTGATATCCAATTGTAGTCCAGAAATGGTGTTGTGGTCAGAAACAGCGCTTCCCTTTTTCCCGGAGCGAAAGAAAGAATATACCGAGATGGTTGAAGATTTTGTCAAAAGGAAAAATATTATGCTCTTGAGCGGCGCTCTTGGTGTTGATGAATTTTCTGGTAATGAGAAAATTTACAACAGCGTTTTTTTATTTACTGCAAATAGAGGAATTGCAGGAAGATATGATAAGATTCATCTTGTCCCCTTTGGAGAATATATTCCTCTTGAAAATCTTTTGAGAATCACTGCCTTTGATAAAATTATTGGAACGATTGGAAGTTTCGATGAAGGTAGTGAGACAAAAGTGTTTGAATATAAAGATAAAAAGTTTTCAATTATTATCTGTTATGAAATTATATTTCCCGACCTTGTAAGAAGATTCGTAAAAGCAGGGGCACAATTTATTTTGAATGTGACGAATGATGCTTGGTTTGGAGAGACTTCAGCACCCCAACAGCATTTTTCCAATGGCGTATTCAGAGCTATAGAGAATAGAAGGTTTTTGATAAGGTCAGCAAATACCGGTATTTCAGGGGTTATTTCCCCAGTTGGCGAAATAATCAAGAAAACAGATATTTTTAAAGAAGATATTTTTTGTTACCCTATTTCTGAGATTAGAATAAAGACATTTTATTCAACATATGGAGATGTCTTTGCATTCTGTTGCATTATTTTTTCTCTCCTTTTTATGCTTTTTATCCTATTTCAGAGAGGAAAAAACTAATTGTTGATAATGAAATTTTCTTGAAGTATAGTCATATTGAATTTGATTTTTTTGAAAGGGTTTTAAAGTTTTGAAGATGAAACTATTTACTGCTAAATCAGGTATAGCAACGCTTTTTTTTTATCTACTTCTCTGTTTTGTGATTTGCTATACCCCTGCGCTGAGGGCAAATGAGAAGAAAGATGCCCTTTCATTTGTTGAGATTGCAAAGGAGGTAAAGCCATCAGTTGTAAGTATTTATACCTTTTCAGAAAGTATTTCAAAGGGTAGGGAAAAATATCATAGTGACAAAAACGGCAATTCCTTAAAAGATTTTTTTGATAAGTTTAGGAGGAAAAGGCCTCATAGCGATAAAAAAAATCTTGGTTCCGGTGTAATAATTGATAAGGATGGCTATATATTGACAAACAATCATATAGTAGAAGGCTCTTCCACTATCAATGTTTCTCTTGCAAGCGGAGAGGAGTATAAAGCTCGTATTGTTGGAAAAGATATAAAGACAGACATTGCACTGATAAAGATTGATGCAAACAGGAAGCTTCCTGCCGCAAAACTTGGCGATTCCGATTTATTACAAGTCGGCGAATGGGTAATGGCAATAGGGAATCCATACGGGCTCGAGGAAACTGTTACAGTGGGCATTGTAAGCGCCAAAGGAAGAGTTGTTGGTGCAGGACCATATGATAATTTTATCCAGACAGACTCTCCCATCAATCCTGGCAATAGCGGTGGTCCATTGGTTAACAAAAGGGGTGAAGTAGTAGGTATAAATACTCTCATTTTCAAGGGTGTGCAGAATCTTGGTTTTGCAATTCCAATTAATCTTGCAAGAGAGGTTTTCCAACAGCTCAAAGAACGTGGAAGAGTTGTGAGAGGATGGCTTGGCGTCTATATACAAAAAGTTTTGCCGGAGATGGTTGAATTTTTTAAGATTGATAAACCTGCAGGAGCGTTGGTTTCTGAAGTAACCCCCAATGGACCGGCGGATAAAGCCGGGATTAAGAGGGGTGATATTATCATTAATTTTGATGGTGTTGATATCAAAGACTCCAATGATTTACCTTTGATTGTTGCAAGAAGAAGAGTTGGTAAAAAAGTAAATGTTACAGTAATGCGCGATGGGAAAAAGATTGTATTCCCTGTAGTATTAGGAGAGTTGAAAGATGAGCTTTTGATAGAAGAATCATCTGAGCAGGAAAAAGGATTGAATATTTTTGGTATGCGAATTGAATATTTTACAGCAAAAGAAGCCAACAGAATGGATATTGGTGAG from the Candidatus Schekmanbacteria bacterium genome contains:
- the lnt gene encoding apolipoprotein N-acyltransferase, whose protein sequence is MNFISSKNMITKIFLSLFSSLLFILSFPDFNLSIFAWFCLIPLFFSVKGEKPLSSFYIAWFSAFAAFSGTIYWVTNSMYYYGGIPLYLSFFFLFLLSAYLALYVGCFFMIYSIVEKKFSQQAALTVSPFLWVTLEYLRGHLLTGFPWALLGYSQWRMLKLIQFSDITGIYGISFLIVLFNVALFFLLSSREMKLHILKRFSFLSISILILIIVLIYGNVRIGEVKKILSNRDSFSIGVVQGNIEQDLKWDEEKILSNLYKHFSLTESLISNCSPEMVLWSETALPFFPERKKEYTEMVEDFVKRKNIMLLSGALGVDEFSGNEKIYNSVFLFTANRGIAGRYDKIHLVPFGEYIPLENLLRITAFDKIIGTIGSFDEGSETKVFEYKDKKFSIIICYEIIFPDLVRRFVKAGAQFILNVTNDAWFGETSAPQQHFSNGVFRAIENRRFLIRSANTGISGVISPVGEIIKKTDIFKEDIFCYPISEIRIKTFYSTYGDVFAFCCIIFSLLFMLFILFQRGKN
- a CDS encoding Do family serine endopeptidase, with the protein product MKLFTAKSGIATLFFYLLLCFVICYTPALRANEKKDALSFVEIAKEVKPSVVSIYTFSESISKGREKYHSDKNGNSLKDFFDKFRRKRPHSDKKNLGSGVIIDKDGYILTNNHIVEGSSTINVSLASGEEYKARIVGKDIKTDIALIKIDANRKLPAAKLGDSDLLQVGEWVMAIGNPYGLEETVTVGIVSAKGRVVGAGPYDNFIQTDSPINPGNSGGPLVNKRGEVVGINTLIFKGVQNLGFAIPINLAREVFQQLKERGRVVRGWLGVYIQKVLPEMVEFFKIDKPAGALVSEVTPNGPADKAGIKRGDIIINFDGVDIKDSNDLPLIVARRRVGKKVNVTVMRDGKKIVFPVVLGELKDELLIEESSEQEKGLNIFGMRIEYFTAKEANRMDIGEEEGLYVVDVYDSSQAEDKGIRRGDRILEVNKRQTNTISEFKKALKKNERGIALVLIKRGSNTFFVTLETE